In one window of Candidatus Sulfuricurvum sp. RIFRC-1 DNA:
- the rpoD gene encoding RNA polymerase sigma factor RpoD: MSVKDLNKHLETLFAEHKSKNCLTYETIVDPFDKQPTLAQAKTILKLAQKHKICLFTSSEHAKMLNQQEAAAKRAAQLKYIEEASGDEFDILKQHELLEWSRSDSPVRMYLREMGQIPLLTKEEEVEISKRMEMGEGIIIDAICSVPYLIDFILDYKDPLINRERRVKELFKSFEEENEEENDDSDDEIDEEETTEKAPSVKDKKRVEKVVTSFKALEKAKKDWVKATEKMLDECSIDEMDAEYVLFFLNVSFKKKMLKEALLDLGPTSKLINELVRSMETALRSDEGFDRELKRLEYKLPLFNDQLKKNHVLILNKICDLTKEEIATKVPEATMVSTYMEIKKLIQTKEASKGGFNMEPEKLADILEQIKRGKNISEVSKTRMAKSNLRLVVSIAKRYTNRGLPFLDLIQEGNIGLMKAVDKFEYQKGYKFSTYATWWIRQAISRAIADQARTIRIPIHMIETINRINKIMRKHLQEHGKEPDVETIAEEVGLSVEKVKNVIKITKEPISLEAPIGNEEDGRFGDFIEDKMSLSPSDAILKDDLKVQIESVLEQLNEREKAVIKMRFGIMDDESDRTLEEIGKELNVTRERVRQIESSAIKKLKHPKVGRKLKNYIED; the protein is encoded by the coding sequence ATGAGCGTCAAAGATCTAAATAAACACCTCGAAACTCTATTTGCAGAACATAAATCTAAAAATTGTCTCACGTATGAAACAATTGTCGATCCTTTTGACAAACAACCTACCCTTGCCCAAGCAAAAACTATCCTAAAGCTGGCTCAAAAACACAAGATATGTCTTTTTACCTCTTCAGAACACGCGAAAATGCTCAATCAGCAAGAAGCAGCTGCCAAACGTGCCGCTCAACTCAAATACATTGAAGAAGCCAGCGGTGATGAATTTGACATTCTTAAACAGCATGAACTTCTCGAGTGGTCACGTTCCGATTCCCCGGTTCGTATGTACTTACGTGAAATGGGTCAAATTCCCCTTCTAACCAAAGAAGAAGAGGTTGAGATCTCTAAGCGTATGGAGATGGGGGAAGGGATTATTATCGATGCAATCTGTTCGGTCCCTTACCTTATCGATTTCATCCTCGATTACAAAGATCCACTCATCAACCGCGAACGTCGTGTCAAAGAACTCTTTAAAAGCTTTGAAGAAGAGAACGAAGAAGAAAATGATGACAGCGATGATGAAATCGATGAAGAAGAAACAACGGAAAAAGCCCCGTCGGTAAAAGATAAAAAACGGGTTGAAAAAGTTGTTACCAGTTTTAAAGCACTTGAAAAAGCGAAAAAAGATTGGGTTAAAGCAACCGAAAAAATGTTAGATGAGTGTTCGATTGATGAGATGGACGCTGAGTATGTTTTATTCTTCCTCAACGTCAGCTTCAAGAAAAAAATGCTCAAAGAAGCATTGTTGGATCTTGGGCCAACCTCTAAGCTTATCAATGAATTGGTAAGATCGATGGAAACAGCATTGCGCAGTGATGAAGGGTTTGATCGTGAGCTCAAACGTCTTGAGTACAAACTTCCCCTTTTCAACGATCAGCTCAAAAAAAATCATGTATTGATTTTGAATAAAATTTGCGATTTGACCAAAGAAGAGATTGCTACCAAAGTTCCTGAAGCAACTATGGTCAGCACCTATATGGAAATCAAAAAACTGATCCAAACCAAAGAGGCTTCCAAAGGGGGCTTCAATATGGAGCCTGAAAAGTTAGCCGATATTTTGGAACAGATCAAACGGGGTAAAAATATCTCCGAAGTTTCCAAAACGCGTATGGCAAAATCGAACCTCCGTCTGGTTGTTTCGATTGCTAAACGTTATACCAACCGAGGTCTTCCTTTCCTTGATTTGATTCAAGAAGGAAACATCGGATTGATGAAAGCGGTGGATAAATTCGAATACCAAAAAGGGTATAAGTTCTCAACCTACGCGACGTGGTGGATCCGTCAGGCGATCAGCCGTGCTATCGCCGATCAGGCACGTACCATCCGTATTCCGATTCATATGATTGAAACGATCAACCGTATCAATAAGATTATGCGTAAACACCTCCAAGAACACGGAAAAGAGCCGGATGTCGAAACCATCGCGGAAGAAGTGGGCTTGTCGGTTGAAAAAGTTAAAAACGTTATCAAAATTACCAAAGAGCCGATTTCACTCGAAGCTCCTATCGGGAATGAAGAGGACGGACGTTTTGGTGATTTCATCGAAGACAAGATGTCACTCTCTCCAAGTGACGCTATTTTGAAAGACGATTTGAAAGTACAAATCGAAAGCGTTTTGGAACAGCTCAATGAGCGTGAAAAAGCGGTTATCAAAATGCGTTTTGGAATCATGGATGATGAAAGTGACCGTACTCTCGAAGAGATCGGTAAAGAGCTTAACGTTACTCGTGAGCGTGTCCGTCAGATTGAGAGCAGTGCGATCAAGAAACTCAAACACCCTAAAGTGGGTCGTAAACTTAAAAATTATATCGAGGACTGA
- a CDS encoding PA2778 family cysteine peptidase, which translates to MSMNVPFIAPRADLCGSTSIQMISLYWQSIGEYTPKLSIQELDHRTLIPLKGGTLQAELMSTARANGLIAYPLEPNFDALFSELAAHHPVIVLINRSYSWYPLWHYIPVNGYDETNRKLLTHFSDQPNEPLAVETFAKMWKRSDNWGVVLLPPGVIPASASSKKFLRSVYELEKIGMVVEAIQSYQSALIRWPEDSDIHFILANSYYRLDRLSEAEESYRRFLLSNPSHPLALNNLAILLSKTGREKEGLMLLDTAVSKDPEIQKMLLNTREELLKK; encoded by the coding sequence ATGTCTATGAACGTTCCTTTTATCGCCCCACGTGCAGATCTATGCGGTTCAACATCCATTCAAATGATTTCATTGTATTGGCAGTCAATCGGTGAATATACCCCTAAATTATCGATACAGGAACTGGATCATCGTACGCTGATTCCGCTCAAAGGGGGAACGTTGCAAGCGGAACTGATGAGCACTGCGCGTGCGAACGGACTCATAGCCTATCCTTTAGAACCGAATTTTGACGCACTCTTTAGTGAGCTAGCCGCTCATCATCCGGTTATTGTATTAATCAACCGGAGTTATTCATGGTATCCCCTGTGGCACTATATTCCTGTGAACGGATACGATGAGACGAATCGGAAACTTTTAACCCATTTTTCAGATCAGCCAAATGAGCCGCTAGCGGTTGAAACTTTTGCGAAGATGTGGAAACGCAGTGATAATTGGGGAGTTGTCCTTCTTCCGCCTGGAGTGATACCGGCATCTGCTTCATCCAAAAAATTCTTGCGTTCCGTGTATGAACTGGAGAAAATCGGTATGGTCGTGGAAGCGATCCAAAGCTATCAAAGTGCACTTATACGTTGGCCTGAAGATTCGGATATCCATTTTATCTTAGCCAACAGTTATTACCGTCTAGATCGTCTTAGCGAGGCGGAGGAGAGCTATCGCCGTTTTCTGTTGAGTAATCCATCCCATCCTCTTGCTCTGAATAATTTGGCAATACTCTTATCAAAAACAGGGAGAGAAAAAGAAGGATTGATGTTGTTGGACACTGCAGTAAGTAAAGATCCTGAAATTCAAAAAATGCTCCTCAATACCCGTGAAGAACTGTTAAAAAAGTAA
- a CDS encoding PA2779 family protein produces MYISKMIISLMLSITLFAQVSWGQIASTELLLGSPVTVSSHDKVSQFVAREDVAKAFEEMGVDPKMIELKVASLSDDEINTIASKIDTLPAGGDGGSIIGALVFIFIVLLITDILGLTKVFNFTRSVR; encoded by the coding sequence ATGTATATCTCAAAGATGATTATTTCATTGATGTTGAGCATAACACTATTTGCTCAAGTTTCATGGGGGCAAATAGCTTCGACAGAGTTACTTTTAGGTTCACCTGTAACGGTATCTTCACACGATAAAGTTTCTCAATTTGTTGCACGCGAGGATGTTGCCAAAGCATTTGAAGAGATGGGAGTCGATCCTAAAATGATCGAACTGAAAGTGGCATCATTGAGCGATGATGAAATCAACACAATCGCATCGAAGATTGATACGTTGCCTGCCGGCGGTGACGGCGGAAGCATTATCGGTGCGCTTGTATTTATCTTTATTGTTTTGTTAATTACTGATATCCTTGGGCTTACAAAAGTGTTTAATTTTACCCGTTCAGTACGTTAA
- a CDS encoding AtpZ/AtpI family protein, protein MENEEQKPRLKPIIEGAETLSLGISMVVAILIGVAIGLGLKKLTGITWLLWVGVAIGIAAAFLNVFKAYSKQYKEFEKLAKDPRYNMGKSQKDDDDDDED, encoded by the coding sequence ATGGAAAATGAAGAGCAAAAACCTCGTTTAAAACCGATTATCGAGGGGGCTGAAACTTTATCTCTAGGTATTTCGATGGTAGTCGCCATTTTGATCGGTGTGGCTATCGGATTAGGCCTTAAAAAACTCACCGGAATCACATGGCTGTTATGGGTCGGTGTCGCTATCGGTATCGCCGCCGCTTTTTTAAATGTGTTTAAAGCCTACAGCAAGCAATACAAAGAGTTTGAAAAGCTCGCAAAAGATCCTCGCTACAACATGGGAAAATCACAAAAAGATGACGATGACGATGACGAAGATTAA
- the hemL gene encoding glutamate-1-semialdehyde 2,1-aminomutase, whose product MSIKHSITAFEKAQELIPGGVNSPVRAFKSVGGIPRFIARGEGGYLVDIDDNRYVDYVQSWGPLIFGHRDETIEHAVIEAVKHGLSFGAPTEAESELAELIISIYDSIEKIRFVSSGTEAVMSAIRLARGFTGRDDIVKFTGCYHGHSDALLVQAGSGAVTFGTPSSPGVPADFTKHTLLAEYNNIESVRACFKDSPGIACVIIEPIAGNMGLVPATKDFLAELRAVCDEYGTLLIFDEVMSGFRACLHGAESITGTKPDLVTLGKVIGGGMPVGAFGGRREIMAHLSPEGGVYQAGTLSGNPVAMAAGLASIRKLKTNARIFGVLEERAKRLMNGFAEAAKKYQIGLQTDVRGSMFGFFFCDESVANFAEALKSDTARFARFHAAMLDEGFYFACSQFETGFISTATTDEMIEETIAAANKIFGEL is encoded by the coding sequence ATGAGCATCAAGCACTCTATAACCGCATTTGAAAAAGCCCAAGAACTTATTCCGGGCGGAGTTAATTCTCCGGTACGCGCCTTTAAAAGTGTCGGCGGAATTCCCCGTTTTATAGCGCGCGGAGAGGGCGGTTATTTGGTTGATATCGACGACAATCGCTATGTCGACTACGTGCAAAGCTGGGGACCGTTGATTTTCGGTCATCGTGATGAAACGATCGAACATGCCGTTATCGAAGCCGTCAAACACGGTCTCAGTTTCGGTGCGCCGACCGAGGCGGAGTCCGAACTTGCGGAGCTGATTATCTCTATCTATGACTCTATCGAGAAAATCCGTTTCGTCAGCAGCGGAACCGAAGCAGTTATGAGTGCGATCCGTCTTGCTCGCGGTTTTACCGGGCGTGATGACATCGTCAAATTCACGGGATGCTACCACGGGCACAGTGATGCGCTTCTCGTTCAAGCGGGTTCCGGTGCCGTGACATTCGGAACACCGAGCTCACCGGGAGTACCTGCGGACTTTACGAAGCATACATTGCTAGCGGAATACAACAACATCGAGAGTGTTAGAGCATGTTTCAAAGATAGCCCTGGAATCGCCTGTGTTATTATTGAACCTATCGCTGGAAATATGGGGCTCGTTCCTGCAACCAAAGATTTTCTTGCCGAGCTTCGTGCAGTGTGTGACGAATACGGTACATTACTCATTTTTGATGAAGTGATGAGCGGTTTCCGCGCCTGTTTACACGGTGCAGAGAGCATCACAGGAACCAAACCTGATCTCGTAACGCTCGGAAAAGTAATCGGCGGCGGTATGCCGGTCGGTGCGTTTGGTGGTCGTCGCGAGATTATGGCACACCTCTCACCTGAAGGCGGTGTTTATCAGGCAGGTACCCTCAGTGGTAACCCCGTTGCGATGGCGGCGGGTCTAGCTTCAATCCGTAAACTTAAAACCAACGCACGCATATTCGGGGTTTTAGAAGAACGGGCTAAACGTTTAATGAATGGCTTTGCGGAAGCGGCTAAAAAATACCAAATAGGGTTGCAAACCGATGTCCGTGGTTCAATGTTCGGATTTTTCTTTTGTGATGAATCGGTAGCAAATTTTGCCGAAGCACTCAAGAGTGATACGGCTCGCTTTGCACGTTTCCACGCGGCAATGCTCGATGAGGGATTTTATTTTGCCTGTTCTCAGTTTGAGACCGGATTTATCTCAACCGCTACGACCGATGAAATGATCGAAGAGACCATCGCTGCGGCGAACAAAATTTTCGGAGAACTGTAA
- the tgt gene encoding tRNA guanosine(34) transglycosylase Tgt, giving the protein MEFKVDATCGKARACTITTAHSTIQTPIFMPVGTVGSVKALDMADMTELLDTQIILANTYHMYLRPGDETVAKLGGLHGYTTYPNSFLTDSGGFQAFSLSDISKPTESGIEFRSHIDGSKHFFTPEKVIDIQNNLNSDIMMILDDLVALPATQERIKTSIQRTTQWAQQSIDYHRNNQTKGIGVNQNIFAIIQGGTDFNFRTQSAEELCAMDYDGFAIGGLSVGEANNLMYDTVEHTTPLMPADKPRYLMGVGTPEDLVENIERGVDMFDCVMPTRNARNGTLFTTFGKVNIKGARYKFDAEPIDPECQCYTCRRYSRAYLHHLFRSKELTYFRLASLHNLHYYLWLVKQARVAILSGQFIQFKKDFYARRQS; this is encoded by the coding sequence ATGGAATTTAAGGTCGATGCCACCTGCGGCAAAGCACGAGCATGTACGATCACAACGGCACACTCGACAATACAAACCCCTATTTTCATGCCGGTAGGGACGGTAGGCTCGGTAAAAGCACTTGATATGGCCGATATGACGGAGCTTTTGGATACTCAAATCATTCTTGCCAATACCTATCACATGTATCTGCGCCCCGGAGATGAGACCGTCGCTAAATTGGGTGGATTACACGGCTATACGACCTATCCGAACAGCTTCTTGACTGATAGCGGCGGGTTTCAGGCATTTAGCCTCAGTGATATCTCCAAACCGACCGAATCAGGGATTGAATTTCGCTCTCACATCGACGGCTCCAAACACTTTTTTACCCCCGAAAAAGTGATCGATATCCAAAACAATCTGAACAGCGACATTATGATGATTCTCGATGACCTCGTCGCCCTTCCCGCAACACAGGAGCGTATCAAAACGTCGATTCAGCGGACAACCCAATGGGCGCAGCAATCGATCGACTATCACCGAAACAATCAGACGAAAGGGATAGGTGTCAATCAAAACATTTTTGCCATTATCCAAGGGGGAACGGACTTTAATTTCCGTACTCAATCGGCTGAAGAACTCTGCGCGATGGATTATGACGGATTTGCTATCGGAGGTCTCTCGGTCGGTGAAGCGAACAATCTCATGTACGATACGGTTGAACACACTACCCCATTGATGCCCGCTGATAAGCCACGCTATCTCATGGGGGTTGGAACGCCTGAAGATTTGGTTGAGAACATCGAACGGGGTGTTGATATGTTCGACTGCGTTATGCCGACTCGCAATGCCCGTAACGGAACCCTCTTTACGACGTTTGGAAAAGTAAATATCAAAGGTGCTCGTTATAAATTCGATGCCGAACCGATCGATCCTGAATGCCAGTGCTACACCTGCCGCCGTTATAGCCGTGCGTACCTTCACCATTTGTTCCGTTCCAAAGAGCTGACCTATTTTCGTCTCGCATCGCTTCATAATCTCCATTATTACCTGTGGCTGGTTAAACAAGCCCGTGTAGCTATCCTATCCGGTCAATTCATTCAATTTAAAAAGGATTTCTATGCTCGAAGACAATCTTAA
- a CDS encoding pyridoxine 5'-phosphate synthase — translation MLEDNLKLGVNIDHIAVLREARKINDPDPLMALGICALNGANQITIHLREDRRHIHDEDVRRILETSSLPVNLECSINPEIIDIVCRLRPHRATLVPEKREEVTTEGGLDVKGQYESILNAINKLLENEIEVSLFIDPTHEAVEYSSKLGAQWIELHTGTYANVYAMRHSALPHSHHAIKSLRLSRKELDSRLNRSYEEIVDAANKARMLGLKVAAGHGLNYQNVKPIVEIDTIEELNIGQSIIARAVFTGLATAVSDMKALCQR, via the coding sequence ATGCTCGAAGACAATCTTAAGCTCGGTGTTAATATCGATCATATCGCGGTACTTCGAGAGGCACGTAAAATCAATGATCCCGATCCCCTGATGGCATTAGGCATCTGTGCACTAAATGGTGCAAATCAGATCACAATCCATTTACGTGAAGATCGCCGTCATATACATGATGAAGATGTCCGTCGTATTCTGGAAACTTCTTCTCTCCCTGTTAATTTAGAGTGTTCCATCAATCCTGAAATTATCGACATTGTCTGCCGATTACGTCCCCATCGTGCTACCTTGGTTCCTGAAAAAAGAGAAGAGGTTACGACAGAGGGGGGACTCGATGTTAAAGGACAATACGAATCAATATTAAATGCTATTAATAAACTTTTGGAAAATGAGATAGAAGTCTCCCTTTTTATTGATCCTACTCATGAAGCAGTAGAATATTCCAGCAAGCTTGGAGCACAATGGATTGAACTGCATACCGGTACGTATGCGAACGTATACGCAATGCGTCACTCCGCCCTTCCCCATTCACACCATGCGATTAAATCGCTCCGTCTAAGCCGTAAAGAACTCGATAGCCGTTTGAACCGATCGTATGAAGAGATTGTCGATGCGGCCAACAAGGCACGTATGTTAGGATTAAAAGTAGCCGCAGGACATGGCCTGAATTACCAGAATGTTAAGCCTATTGTTGAGATTGATACGATCGAGGAGCTAAACATCGGACAGAGCATTATTGCACGTGCGGTATTTACAGGTTTAGCGACGGCTGTATCGGATATGAAAGCCTTATGCCAGCGTTAA
- the pdxA gene encoding 4-hydroxythreonine-4-phosphate dehydrogenase, protein MPALKSIAISVGDLNGVGFEIILKAHNVIKQLCNPLYCINYTMAQQAASLLHTQFPNDFYMFKVPGEFTIEPGKVSASSGRYSYDSFIAAVELAQSKAVDAIVTLPIHKEAWMMAGIEYVGHTDALRDIFKSDAIMMLGCDKLYVALYTEHIPLRKVIDHIRVEKITDFLLLLHKSINRSPIGVLGLNPHAGDHGVLGNEETVIEEAINEANRKIGANIFEGPLVPDVAFTPRSREYYKTIVAMYHDQGLAPLKALYFDEGINVSLGLPIIRTSVDHGTAFDIAYENKASILSYTNAIKAAIEFQEQGVCFGQ, encoded by the coding sequence ATGCCAGCGTTAAAGAGTATCGCAATCAGCGTAGGAGATTTGAACGGTGTGGGTTTTGAGATTATTCTCAAAGCTCATAACGTGATCAAACAGCTTTGCAATCCTCTCTACTGTATCAATTACACAATGGCACAACAAGCGGCATCGTTGCTGCATACTCAATTTCCGAATGATTTTTATATGTTTAAAGTCCCCGGTGAATTTACAATCGAACCAGGGAAAGTATCGGCTTCTAGCGGACGTTACAGCTATGATTCTTTTATCGCGGCTGTGGAACTCGCTCAATCAAAAGCCGTTGATGCGATAGTCACTCTCCCTATCCATAAAGAAGCATGGATGATGGCAGGGATCGAATACGTCGGACATACGGATGCCCTGCGTGATATCTTTAAAAGCGATGCGATTATGATGCTTGGATGCGATAAGCTCTATGTTGCATTGTATACCGAACATATTCCGCTCCGAAAAGTTATTGACCATATCCGTGTTGAAAAGATTACCGATTTTCTGCTGCTTTTGCATAAAAGTATCAATCGCTCTCCTATCGGGGTACTGGGGCTTAACCCGCATGCGGGGGATCACGGTGTTTTGGGTAATGAAGAGACGGTTATTGAAGAGGCCATTAATGAAGCGAATCGGAAAATTGGAGCGAATATATTTGAAGGCCCTTTAGTCCCCGATGTCGCCTTTACGCCTCGAAGCAGAGAGTATTATAAAACGATTGTTGCTATGTATCACGATCAGGGATTGGCTCCGCTCAAAGCACTCTATTTTGATGAAGGGATTAATGTCTCCTTAGGGTTGCCGATTATCCGTACTTCGGTTGATCATGGGACAGCATTTGACATCGCTTATGAAAATAAAGCGTCCATATTAAGTTATACTAATGCCATAAAAGCTGCTATTGAATTTCAAGAACAAGGTGTATGTTTTGGTCAATAA
- a CDS encoding PilZ domain-containing protein, which translates to MVNKSPINVFKSLVHPKFDADAFRLTFIKAAWKVYSENEKELVSQSRFQQLIGKLYDWLFLDKKGNYATVLSDVRDLFRNSEAVERFFSDTFYIVLNYYIKSFYGNLGGWEKIILFATAIERFITHASNRLDDESFFIFEDTFINALEKLRQRAKPITVLNTYYGVPIQYPAHILHTDIQSVILRVHPLQETAAILQNGIYILKNGQLVNDVYASVNPIMVDGERVLELKRFDQLETSLFHRQSIRVHPPKPFSFMVQHPKLTLHCNLYDISIGGIAVTSKQSYALPTLSEVSLMFPAEVMGNPVEFKGQLVYKSSYEGGYKYHFKIIPTLQQEGELSKYITKREQEIIKKLRDEIV; encoded by the coding sequence TTGGTCAATAAATCACCTATCAATGTTTTTAAATCACTGGTCCATCCGAAATTTGATGCCGATGCATTTCGTTTAACATTTATCAAAGCGGCTTGGAAAGTTTATTCTGAAAATGAAAAAGAGCTTGTTTCCCAAAGCCGTTTTCAACAACTGATCGGCAAACTCTACGATTGGCTCTTTTTGGACAAAAAAGGGAATTATGCTACGGTACTCAGCGATGTTCGAGATCTCTTTCGCAATTCTGAAGCGGTAGAACGTTTTTTCTCCGATACTTTTTACATCGTTCTTAATTATTACATCAAATCTTTTTACGGCAATCTGGGCGGCTGGGAAAAAATTATTCTGTTTGCTACGGCGATTGAACGTTTTATAACCCATGCTTCGAATCGATTAGACGATGAATCATTCTTTATTTTTGAAGATACCTTTATCAATGCTCTTGAAAAACTCCGTCAACGTGCAAAACCCATCACGGTGCTTAATACTTACTACGGTGTACCGATACAATACCCGGCACATATTCTTCATACCGATATTCAAAGTGTCATTCTTCGGGTACACCCACTCCAAGAAACAGCTGCTATATTGCAAAACGGCATTTATATCCTCAAAAACGGACAATTAGTCAATGATGTCTATGCTTCCGTAAATCCGATTATGGTCGATGGGGAACGTGTGTTGGAACTCAAACGTTTTGATCAGCTTGAAACATCGCTTTTTCATCGACAAAGCATTCGTGTTCACCCACCTAAGCCGTTTTCCTTTATGGTCCAGCATCCAAAACTGACATTACACTGCAACCTGTATGATATTTCGATCGGAGGGATAGCGGTTACCAGTAAACAATCCTACGCACTGCCTACCCTGAGCGAAGTATCTTTAATGTTTCCAGCTGAAGTGATGGGAAATCCGGTAGAGTTCAAAGGGCAGCTGGTCTACAAATCCTCTTATGAGGGTGGATACAAATACCATTTTAAAATTATTCCTACCCTTCAGCAAGAGGGGGAACTCAGTAAATATATTACGAAGCGTGAGCAGGAAATTATTAAAAAGCTCCGAGATGAAATCGTTTAA